The DNA window CGCGGTGCGATTTCGGTGCAGGACAGCCCACGGCCGACGTGTGGCTGGTGGGGGACTCCCATGCGCAGCAGTGGCAGGGCGCCGTGTTCGACCTCGCGCGCGAGCGCGGCTGGCGTGTCACGACGAGCTACTACGGGGGATGCCCGGCGGCCGATGTGGCGTTCCGCGGCTTCCGCGAGCCGTGGGGCCAGCCCGACATCGATCAATGCGTGCGGTGGTCGCGCGAGGTCGCCGGTGAGATCGCGACCGAACGGCCGCAGATCGTCTTCACCTCGATGGCGGCCCGAGAGCAGATCGTCGACGACGGCTCCGGCTCTCCCGAGATCGATCAGTTCGCCGCCGGACTGGAGCGCGACTGGACGCGCTGGGCCGACGCCGGGTCGCAGGTCGTCGCGCTCGCCGACCCGCCCCTCAACGGCGTCGTGCGCAGTCCGGACTGCCTGCTCCTCGCAGGAGACGACCCCGTCTCGTGCGCGCGGCCGCGCGCCGAGGCGCAGCCGGCCGATCCCCTCGTCGTCGCCGCGCAGGCGATCGACCGACCCGACGTGCGGCTCATCGACCTCACCGATCGCTTCTGCGACGCATCCCTCTGCTACGCCGCCGTGGGCGGTCTGCCCGTGTACTACGACGCGGATCATCTCAACCTTCAGTTCGTCCGCCTGCTCGCCCCGGTCATCGCCTCCACCCTGGACGCAGGCCCCGCGCAGGCGGCCGGGTAGGCTTTCAGGGTCGCGCGAGCGGCGCACATCGCCCCCTCCCCGAAGCGGAACATCATGGATCTCCTCATCGTCGGCTCCGGCTTCTTCGGCCTCACGATCGCAGAGCGGGCCGCGGCATCCGGTCGGAAGGTCACCGTCATCGACCGCCGGCACCACATCGGCGGCAACGCGTACAGCGAGAACGAGCCCCAGACCGGCATCGAGGTGCACCGTTACGGCGCGCACCTCTTCCACACCTCGAACTCGACGGTGTGGGAGTACGTCAACCGGTTCACGACCTTCACCGACTACGTGCACCGGGTGTACACGAACCACCGCGGCGTCGTGTTCCCGCTGCCGATCAACCTCGGCACGATCAACCAGTTCTTCCAGTCGGCGCACTCGCCCGCGGAGGCGCGCGCCCTCGTGCTCGAGCAGGCCGGCGAGTTCGACGTCAAGCAGGCCGCGAACCTGGAGGAGAAGGGCATCGCCCTCATCGGGCGCCCCCTCTACGAGGCGTTCATCCGCGACTACACCGCGAAGCAGTGGCAGACCGACCCCACCGAGCTGCCCGCCGAGATCATCAGCCGTCTCCCGGTGCGCTACACCTACGATAACCGCTACTTCAACGACACGTGGGAGGGTCTGCCCACCGACGGCTACACCGCGTGGATCGAGCGGATGGCGGACCACCCGAACATCGAGGTGCGCCTCTCGACCGACTTCTTCGACGAGAGCCAGCCCCTGAACCAGAAGGCGACCGTCGGCCAGGTGCCCGTCGTGTACACCGGCCCCGTGGACCGCTACTTCGACTTCGCCGCGGGCGAGCTGTCGTGGCGCACGCTCGACTTCGAGGAGGAGGTGCTCGACATCGCCGACTTCCAGGGGACGCCGGTGATGAACTACGCCGACGCCGACGTGCCGTACACGCGCATCCACGAGTTCAAGCACTTCCACCCGGAGCGCGCCGGTCGCCACCCCTCGGACAAGACGGTCATCATGCGGGAGTACTCCCGCTTCGCCACGCGCGAGGACGAGCCCTACTACCCGGTCAACACCCCGGAGGACCGCGCGGGGCTCCTCGCCTACCGCGAACTGGCCGCGGGGGAGAAGGACGTGCACTTCGGCGGACGCCTGGGCACCTACCAGTACCTCGACATGCACATGGCGATCGGGGCGGCGCTGTCGATGTGGAACAACCAGCTGGCGTGAGAGCCCGCCGTTCCGTCCACCTCCTGATCGCCGCCGTCGTGGCGGCGATCCTCACCGCCTGCGCGCCGGCGACGCAGTCCCGAGAGACGTCCACGGCCGCCACGAGCCCGCCCGCGCCCACGGTGACGGCCGTCCCTGCCGAGACCGCCGGCGCCGTCACCTCGCTCGTGATCGTGGGCGACTCGAACACCACGGGCTTCACCGGGACGCTCGACGCCGGTCTCGCGGCGGGCACGGCGTGGGCGGCGCTGCTGCCGGCGGATCGCTTCCCGATCGCCGGCGGCTGGGCGGTGGACGGCGCGACCACCGCCGCCATGCGCGACGGCATCACCGCCGCTTCGGTCAGCGGCGGCGACCGCGTGCTGGTCATGGGCGGCACGAACGACCTGTCGCGCGGCATCGACACCGAGACGATCCTCGGCAACGTCCGCGCGATCGTCGCCGCGAGCGGTGCTCCGGCGGCGACCGTGCTGGCCATCGCACCGTCCGAGGGTCGCCCGGGCGCGACCGACGATCTCAACGCCGAGCTGGAGGCGCTCGCCGCCGGCGAGGGCTGGAACTTCATCGACCCGTGGGCCGGCGCCCGCACGGCTGACGGGCGCTGGTCGGAGGACTATCTGACCGACGGCGTCCACACCACTCCGGAGGGCTACGCCCGTGCCGGACAGGCAATCCTCGCCCATCTCGAAGGCGGGGTGCAGTGATGCACGCGATAGATCCACCCTCGCACCGGAGCGTGATCACCGCATGACGGCGGTCACCACCGGCTCGCGGCGGGCGTCGACCCTCCCCGAGCCTGCCGCGGCGTCGCATCGCGCCGACATCGACGGGCTCCGTGCGCTGGCGATCCTGCTGGTCGTGAGCTACCACGTCTGGTTCGACCGTGTGTCGGGCGGGGTCGACGTCTTCCTGATGATCTCCGCGTACTTCCTCACCGGCTCGCTGGCGCGGCGACTCGTCGCGGGCGCACCGCTCGAGCTGGGGCAGTACTGGTCCCGCCGGTTCGCGCGACTCCTGCCGGCGGCGGCGGTCGTCCTGGTCGCCGTGCTCGCCGCGGTCTGGCTCTGGTACCCCGCATCGGCATGGACCGACGTCTGGGCGCAGACGTGGTCGTCGCTGTTCTACGTGCAGAACGCCGAGCTCGCAGCATCCGCAGTCGATTACTACGCACGGGATGCCGCATCTCTGAGTCCGCTCCAGCACTTCTGGTCGCTGTCGGTCCAGGGGCAGGTCTTCGTGCTGTGGCCCGTCGCGATGCTGCTGACGGGCGGTCTCGCTCGGCGTCGCGGATGGGACGTGCGCCGTACCCTGCTCGTGCTCTTCGCGGGCATCTTCACCCTGTCGTTCCTGTACTCGGTGTTCCACACGCGCGCGGCGCAGGAGTCGGCCTACTTCGATACGGCGGCCCGGCTGTGGGAGTTCGCCCTCGGCTCCCTGCTGGCCCTCGTCGCCCCGCGCATCCGGCTCCGCGCGTGGGCCGCGGTCGTCGTGGGATGGATCGGCATCGCCGGGCTGGTGCTCTGCGGCGTGCTGGTCGACGTCCAGGGAGGCTTCCCCGGCTCCCTCGCCCTGTGGCCCACGCTGAGCGCCGCCGCGGTCATCATCGCGGGGCAGACCGCTTCGCGTGCGGCCCCGGCCGCGTTCCTGGCGAGCCGCCCGCTCCTGCGCCTGGGCGGCATCGCGTACGCGCTGTACCTCGTGCACTGGCCGATCCTCATCACGTGGCTCGTCGTCAGCGGCGAGCCCCGCGCGGGCCTCATGTCGGGCGCGGGTGTCATCGCGCTGTCGCTGCTCGCCGCCGTCGTGCTGACCGCGCTCGTCGAACGGCCGATCCAGCGGTCCGCGTGGATCGGTGCGCGGACAAGACGAAGGATGCTGGCGCTCGCCGTCTCCGCAGCCGTCGTGGCCGTGCCGCTCGCCGTCTGGCAGACCTCCGAGACGGTGCGCGCCGCGGCGCTGGAGAGCTCGTCCGCCAATCCGGGCGCCGTCGTCCTCCTGCCAGGCGGATCCGGGGTGGGGGGCGACTACGAGACGACGCTGCCCCTTTCGACCACCCTGGGCGACGAGTGGGTCGCGCTCGACGGCGCGTGCACGGGTGAGCTCGCCCCGGCGACCGATGTGGTGCGCGAGTCCTGCCTCGAGCAGCGTGCCGACGGCGACCGGCGCGGCACCCTCGTCGTCGTGGGCGACTCCCATGCCCAGCAGTGGTCGGGCGCGATGCTCCCGCTCGCGCGCGACCGCGGCTTCGATGTGGTCGCGCTCCTCAAGGGCGGCTGCTCCTTCGCCGCGGACGAGCCGTACGGCGCGAACATCGAGGGCTGCGATGAGTGGCGCGACGAGGCGATGGCGCACATCGCGCGCCTTCAGCCCGACGTCGTCGCCGTGATGGGAACCCGCTCACGCGCGGACGGAGCGGACGAGTACGTGCCCCGCGGGCTCGAGCGGACGATCGCCGACATGCGAGAGACCGGCGCGGAGGTCATCGTGATGCGCGACAACCCCCGGTTCTCCTTCAACATGTTCGACTGCGCGCAGGAGGCAGCCGATCCGGCGGAGGAGTGCGCCCTCTCCGCGTCCGACGTGCTGGCCGACACCAACCCCGCGGCGTCGCTCGCCGGCGACGGGGTGCGCGTGATCGACCTGACCGACTACCTCTGCCCCGACGGCGTGTGCCTTCCGGTCATCGGCGGCGTGTCGGTCTACCTCGACGACAACCACCTGACCGGCACATTCGCGCGCACCCTTGCGGGTGCGCTCGACCGCGCGCTCTGACCGGGCCCTGATGATGGAGCGGGCGACGCGCAGCGCGTCGCCCGCTCGCCTCGGCGGGTGATGTGTCAACGCGTCGCCGCGCGGGCGAACAGTCGTACGAAGTCGGTCACCGACGCGTCGGAGCCGAGGACGATGATCTTTCCGGGCTTCAGCCTGGCGAGTTCATCGGTGATGTCCTGCGACATCGTGTCACCGCTGGTCAGCAGCACGGGGGCGCCGACGCTTCCTGCGGCTGGGGCGCCGGAGAGGGCGTCGGGGAACTTCCACCCGTTGGCGAGATAGACCACCGGGACGCCGGGCGCGAAGGTCGCCGCCGAGACCGCCGCGGAGGTGGCGAACCGATCGGCTCCGGCAAGCCGATCGACGCGCGCGGCGTACGCCCGCGCGGTCGACAGCACGCTGTCGCTCACCGAAGCAGCGGAGCCGAGGACGACGATCTTCGCGGGCTTGAGGCGGGTGAGCTCCGCCGAGACGCTGCTCGAAAGGCTCGATCCGTCGGTGAGCAGAACCGGGCCACCGAGGGTACCCGCGGCAGCCGCTCCCGAGAGCGCGTCGGGAAACTTCCACCCGTTCGCCAAATACGCGACCGGCACGCCCGGCGAGAAGGACGCGGCGGACACCGCGGCAGAGGTCTCGAAGCGGTCATCGCCGGCCGTCCGCTCCACGGTCGTGGCGTATCGAGTCAAGGAGGTGACGACGCCTGCACCGACGGAAGCCTCGGAGCCGAGCACCACGATCTTCGCCGGAGTGAGACGTGCGAGCTCGTCCGCGATGACGGTGGGCAGGCTCTCCCCGTCCGTCAGGAGGACGGGGCCGCCGAGAGCGCCGGCAGCAGCGGCTCCCGAGAGCGCGTCGGGGAACTTCCAGCCGTTCGTCACGTAGGCCACAGGGACGCCGGGCGCGAACGTCGCCGCCGACACGGCTGCCGATGTCTGAAAACGATCGTCACCCGCCAGGCGGGTCGCCGGCGCCGCGCCGACGGGAACGACACCTCCAGCGACTCCTTCGCGATGCTGACCGGCGACGACCTTGACGAGTGCCGCGGATTCCACAGTGGTTGCACCCTCCCACCACTCCTCTGCGACCGGTGCCATGGGGTCGAGACCCTCGTACCCGACCGTGTACTCGCCGGGAGGCAGTGCCACCGAGTACGGCACGATGTCGTCGTGGAAGAGGTCTGCGGCAAGACCAGGAAGGCGCACCCACTCGGCGCCGTCCCGCTCGTAGAGTCGCGCGCCCGCCACGTCGGATGTCGCACCCGGCGCCAGCCCGGACGCGCCGAGGGTGCCGGAGATCCGCGAGTCGAGCGATCGCGCAGTCGCCGTGAGGCCCACCTGCTGCTCACCATCGGCGAGGGTGATGGAGGAACCCGACCCGAAGCGGAGGAACTGGACGGACGTCAGCGGTGACTTCTCGGTGTTCTGTCCGTCGAAGCCCGACGTCCCCACCGCGACACGATACGTACCCGCCGGCAGGCCTGCGTAGCCGAAGTGGATGCTCTTGCTGAAGATGGCGTCGCCGAGCACCGAGTAGACCTTCTGGCCGTCCTCGCTGGTGAGCCAGGCCGTGTAGCTCCGGTTCCCGGGGTGCGCGGCGAGCAGAGCCGTGACATCCATGTTTCCGGAGATCCGAGCGGTTCCGCCGGGCGGCAGGTCGTCTGTGCGTGCAGGCATGAGCGTGCTGCCGACGGCCTCAGCGCGGTCCGGTGCCGCGACCGATCCGGCCGTCATCGCCCCGGCGACGAGCAGCACGGCGGCGATCACCGCCGTGGATCGACGGATGCGGATGTGGGCACGGGTGAACAACGACAAGACGACCCCCTGGTTTCGGGAGCGCAGCATCGCGGTCCCGCTCGATGCAGACGCGGCCAATATATCAGTCGCGTCGCACTGCGATCCTTCGGCTCAACGCCGTCAGGCGGTCAGCGCGGGCATCGGCCGCCAGGAGCGGTCGCGCGCGATCTTGCGGCCGTCGCGGAGGCCGCGGAAGAGGTTCGAGGTGCCGCGCACGGTGCGCTCGACCAGGAGCAGGCGGATGAGCTCCTTGCCGAAGGTGAGTGCCGTGCCGAGGGCGAAGGGGATCGGCCGGTAGACGCCGAGCGCTCGGTAGTAGCGCTGGATGTGCGCGCGATTGCGCATGATGTAGTACCGGTACGCGTTGCTCGAGGCGTTCATGTGGCGCACGCCGAAGTCGTGCTGCTTGATCTCACGGGTGCGGCGCGCACGAACTCGTCGACGATCACCGACGCGGTCCGGCGGGAGGCGAGCCAGCCGTACATCTGGTCGTCCCAGTAGATGAAGAACCGCGGATCGGGGAGGCCGATCTGCGTGACGATGTCGCGGTGGATGAACATGCCCTCGAAGCATCCGGAGTTCATCGGCTTGTACCCCGACGCGTCGAAGCCGGCGGGGGCGAAGGGGATCGGGATCGCGAGCGGCTCGGCGATGCGGTACTGCCAGTAGAACTCGCTGCCGTCGTAGTCGTAGCGCCGGCCCTGGATGCTCTTGAATTTCGGTGCCCAGCGGCCCATCTTCGCGAGGCCGTCGGGGATGACCTCGACGTCGTCGTCCATGAGCCACATCCACTGCGAGCCCAGCTCGTACGCGACGCGCATTCCCTCGCTGAAGCCGCCCGACCCGCCGGTGTTGGAGTCGAGGCGGCGGTAGACGAGCTCGGTGCCGAGGCGCTCGCGGAAGGACTCGACCACCTCGGTCGTGTCGTCGGTGGAGGCGTTGTCGACGATGACGACGTGACCCGGCTTCGGGTCCATCACGATGATGCTCTCCAGCAGCCTCGTCAGCAGCCCGGACCGGTTGTAGGTGACGATGGCGATGGTCGCCGTGGCGGGGTCGAAAGCGGTCGCAGACGTCATCTCAGGGCTTCCGGCTGGCTGGGGCATAACCTCAGCATCCTACCGCGGGCGCCCGAGCCGCCCGTGCTCACCCGACCTTGGCGACCGGCTCGATCGGATCGCCCATCTCCATCGCGAGCGTCTGCTCCGCGGGGCCGACGCCGATGAGCGGGGACTGCTTGATCTTGAAGGCGAACAGGAGGAGCAGCATCCATCCCCACATCATGAGGGGAGCGGATTCGGAGAGCCCCTGAACGAGGAGGATGGCTCCGAGCAGCGTCGGGAGCAGGGTGAGCGGCGAGTACGGACGGTCGGCGCGCAGATCCCAGCGGGGGCGGTCGACGGCGAAGAACCACGAGCGCCACACGAACGCCAGGTAGGTCAGGCCCATCAGCACGATGCCGATCACGCCGAGCTGGAAGTACACGTCGATCCACATGTCGTGGGCCTGGATGACCGTCCGGCCATGGATGAGGATCCAGCCGTCGAACGCGGGATCCCACGGCAGCCAGGGCGTCGCGAAGCCCCAGCCGGCGGCAGGGCGCTCGGCGGCACGTGCCAGCACCGTCTGCCAGATGCCCTCGCGCGCGTCGAGGTCCTCCGCGCGGTCGAGCGCGCCGAACACGGGTCCGCGCCAGAGCCACAGCGCGATCAGTCCGCCGACGCCGATCACGGCGTAGCCGGCGTAGTACTTCGTGCGCTGCCCCGGCCGTGAAGCTGTGCGCATGAGGAGCACCGTCGTGAGCACGATGACGACGCCGACCGCGGCGAGGGTCGCCGTGGCGGAGGAGGCCCGCACGAAGAGGAAGGCCGAGAGCAGCATCCATCCGATCAGCAGCACGCGACGCGGCGCGCGGTTGGAGTACCGGATGGCGAAGACGACGACGGCCATGAGCGCCGCGGCGGCGAGGAGGTTCGAGCTGCCCCAGATGCCCTGCAGCCGGCCGTCGCTGAAGAGGTCGCCGCTCGACCAGTGCAGAGCGGGATCGACGGGCTCCATCGGCAGGACGAAACCAGGGAGGAGCGGTCCGCGGACGATGAGGGCGACGGCGACCTCGAAGACCAGGGAGAGCCCGATCGCCCACTTGAAGGCGGACGCGATCGCGCGGACGACTTCGCGCCACGTCAGCACCGCCGCGACGAAGAAGGCCTGCACGCTGGTGATGACCAGCAGGGCCCAGGTGAGGGCGGAGGTGACGGGCCAGGCGGACCAGAGGATCGACAGTCCCGCGAACAGGATGTAGCCCATCGCGTACCAGGGCAGCCGACGCCACTGGACGGTCGGTCGGATGTTCAGCCACAGCACGGCGGAGACGATGCCGCCGGCGGCGAGCAGGGCGGCGGCTCCCGCGGCACCGAGCGCGTGGACCAGCGCCGGACCGGCGACCGCCTGGAAGAGCACGAAGATGCACCAGCCGCGCAGCAGGAGGTGCCGCGTCTTCTCGCGCACCGGCGCGGCCGGGAGGGCTGACACCGGATGCTTCGTGTGGACCGCCATCGTGCCCTCAGGCTACCGCGGCCGCGCGTTTAGGCTGGAGGGGTGCTGATCCGTCTGTCGAACACCCCTCGTGACTACGCCTGGGGCTCGACGACGATGCTCGCCGAACTCGAGGGGCGCGAGCCCAGCGGACGGCCGGAGGCCGAGGTCTGGTTCGGCGACCACCCCGGGGCGCCCGCCCGCGTCGAGGACGGCACGGGCCGCACGCTCGACGACGTGCTCGGCGGCGAGAAGCTGCCCTTCCTGCTGAAGCTGCTGGCTGCGGCATCCCCTCTCTCCATCCAGGCGCACCCGTCGATCCCGCAGGCGCGCGCGGGCTTCGCGAGGGAGGATGCCGCGGGTGTGCCCCGCGACGCCGGTCACCGCAACTACCGCGACGACAATCACAAGCCCGAGGTCATCGTCGCTCTGCGCGACGGGTTCGAGGCTCTCGCGGGACTGCGCGACCTCCCCGCGACGCTGCGCCTCCTCGAGGGTCTCGGCGAGGCCGCGTCGCCGCTGCGCGACCGTCTGGACGCCGCGAGCCCCGACGCCTCGCTGCGCGCGGCGATCGGATGGCTGCTCTCCGGAGAGGCGCAGGGCGAGGTCGACGCGATCATCGCCGCGGCGATCACGGCCGCGGTCCCCGGGTTCGCGGCGGAGCTCGCGGTCGCCCGCCGTCTCGCGGAGGCGGCGCCCGGCGACCCCGGCGTCGTCGTGGCGCTGCTGATGAACCTCGTCACCCTCGCCGCGGGGGAGGCGGTGTTCGTCCGAGCCGGGGCGCTGCACGCCTACCTCGGCGGGCTCGGGGTGGAGATCATGTCCGCCAGCGACAACGTGCTGCGCGGCGGTCTCACGCCCAAGCACGTCGACGTGGCCGAGCTCCTCGAGGTGCTCGACACCACCACGGGCCCCGCAGGGATCCTCGCGCCGGTCGCCGAGGGCGCGGGCATCCAGCGCTTCGCTCCGCCGGTCTCCGACTTCGCCCTCCTGCGCATCGACGCGTCCTCCGCCGGCCCCGTGCCGCTGGACGGCCCGGCGATCGCCCTGTGCACGGCCGGTCGCGTCACGGTCCGTGGAGCGGGCGGAGGAGAGGTGACGCTCGAGCCGGGGCAGGCCGCCTTCGCCTCGGTCGACGAGTCGCCGCTGCAGCTCTCCGGTGAGGGCGATGCGTTCCTCGCGGAACCCGGAGCGACATCCGACCGCGCTCCTGACGACGCCTCTTCCGCTCCCTGACAGGCGACACGCCGTCGGCGCGTCGTGAAGGTTCAAGGGGTGGATGAGGCTTTATGATCCGCGACTTGACCGGAACGAATTACACCGGTGTAATTGGTTCGAACACGCGGACCAGCGTGGGGGGATACAGGCAGGAGAACGATATGACGGGTTACCGTTCCGGCGTTCCCGATAATTGGTTCGTCGATCCGGTTCAGCTGGGTGTGCCGGGGGTGCGTCGTCCCGTCGAGGGAGTCGACGACAACCCGCTGTCCTGGCAGACGGACGCGCTGTGCGCGCAGACCGACCCCGAGGCGTTCTTCCCCGAGAAGGGCGGATCGACCCGCGACGCGAAGCGGATCTGCACGACGTGCGACGTGAAGGGCGAATGCCTGGAGTACGCGCTGCAGAACGACGAGCGCTTCGGCATCTGGGGCGGTCTCAGCGAGCGCGAGCGCCGCAAGCTCAAGCGCCGCGCCTGATTCCGCGGCGCCGGCGGGTGCGCGCGCGCTGATCTCGCGCCCGCGGCGCGTGCGCCCCGACGGCACGGGGGGAGGCGCTTAGGCTGACTGCGCCATGCCCGCCAGAGTCCACGCCATCCTCGTTGTGCGCCCCGACGGCCGCGCACCGGCGGCGCTGCACCTCGCGCGGACCCTGTCGGCCCTCGACGACCAGCAGCGCCGGCTCGACGCCCTGACCATCGTCCTCTGCGGCCCCGACGACGCGCTGCGCGAGATGGCCGCGGCATCCGGAGCGGAGTCGGTCATCACGACCGGCGCTTCCACCCGCTTCGCCGCGGCAGCCGCGCTGGCGACGCCGCGGCTCACCGGCGACGCAGTCTGGCTGCTCGCCCAGGACACCGCGCCCGAGACGGATGCGCTGGCCCGCCTCGCCGGCGCGCTCGAGCTCGCCCCGTCGGTCGCCTTCGTCGCCCCGAAGCTGGTGCGCTGGGAAGACCGCACGCAGATCGTGTCGCTCGGCGTCACGATGACCTCGCTCGGCACGACCGTGGGCCTCGCCGACGGCCAGCTCGATCAGGGGCAGCACGACGCGGCCGAGGACGTCCTCGGCGCCGACGTGCGCGGACTGCTCGTGCGGACGGATGCGTGGCGACGGCTCGGCGGTCTGGACGGCGCCCTCCGCGGCGCCGACGAGGGACTCGATCTCGGGGTGCGGGCCAGGCTCGCCGGAGCACGGGTCTCGCTCGTGCCGACCGCGCTGGTGGCCACCGCGGGAGACGGCGTCGCCGGCGTGCCCGCACCGCTCAGCCCCCAGCGCGTCCAGCACCGCGCCTTCATCGAGCGCACCGCGCAGCTGCACCGCCGGCTGGCCTACGCGCCGGCGGCCGCCGTGCCCTTCGTCTGGCTCTCGCTGCTGCCCCTCGCCGTCTGGCGCACCCTGGTGCACCTCGTCGCCAAGCACCCGGTGATGGTCGGCATCGAGTGGGGCGCCACCGCCACGGTCATGGCTCGCCTCGGCGCCATCGCCCGATCGCGCGGGCGCATCCGCGCAGCCCGCCAGGCGCCCTGGAGTCAGCTCACGGCTCTGCGGGCGACGCGCACCCAGCTCCGGGAGCGCCTCGACGACGAGGCCGAGCCCGTCCCCCTGGGCGGCGCACGCCCACGGGAGGAGCTGCGCTTCTTCATCGGCGGCGGTGCCTGGCTGGTGCTGGCCGCGCTCATCCTCAGCGTGGCGGCCTTCCCCGCGCTGCTCGCCTGGCCGGTGATGGGCGGCGGGGCTCTCGAGCCCCTCCGCGCCACCGTGGCGCAGCTGTGGGCGGACGCCGGCTACGGACTCCGCGCGACCGGGCTGGACGCGGTCGCCCCGGCCGATCCGTTCGCCGCGGTGGTCGCACTGCTCGGCACCCTGTGGCCGGCCGAGCCCTCGCGCGCACTCGTGCTGCTGTGGCTCGCGGCGCTCCCGCTGGCGGCACTCGGCGGCTGGTTCGCCGCGACGCGGGTCACCTCGCGGTCGTTCCTGCGCATCGTCGGCGGAGTGGTGTGGATGCTGGCCCCCGCCTTCCTGACGGCGCTGGTCGACGGACGCCCCACCGGCGTGCTGGTGCACCTGCTGCTGCCCTGGCTGTTCTACGCCGGGAGCGTGGCGCATCGCTCGTGGGCGGCGGCGGGTGCGGCATCCCTCCTGCTCCTCGCGGTCGTGGCCTGTGCGCCCTCGCTGGCACCGGCTCTGCTTGTGCTCACCATCGCGGCGATCGCCGTCAACGTCGCGATCCGCGGCGCGCGCGGCACGGCCCGCCTGGTGTGGCTGGTCATCCCCGCGGCCGTCGTCTTCGCACCGCTCGTCTGGGTTCAGGTGCGCGCGGGCAATGCGCTCGCGCTGCTCGCCGACCCGGGCGTCGTCTGGGCGGGTCCGGTGGTCTCGGCCGACGCGACCGGCCGCGCGCTCCTCGCCGCCGGTCTGCCGACGTCCGACCCCGGCGGCTGGGGGGCGTTCCTCAGCGGCGCCGGCGTCGACATGCCCGTCTGGTGGGTGCCGTTGCTGGCCGCCCCCCTCGCTGTGCTCGCGCTCATCGCCCCGCTGACCCAGCGCTGGGCGGCCGGAGCCGTGCTGCTCGCGATCACCGCCGCCGGGCTCGCGACGGCGCTGGCGGCCGTGGGCGTCACCGTGTCG is part of the Microbacterium lemovicicum genome and encodes:
- a CDS encoding glycosyltransferase, producing the protein MPARVHAILVVRPDGRAPAALHLARTLSALDDQQRRLDALTIVLCGPDDALREMAAASGAESVITTGASTRFAAAAALATPRLTGDAVWLLAQDTAPETDALARLAGALELAPSVAFVAPKLVRWEDRTQIVSLGVTMTSLGTTVGLADGQLDQGQHDAAEDVLGADVRGLLVRTDAWRRLGGLDGALRGADEGLDLGVRARLAGARVSLVPTALVATAGDGVAGVPAPLSPQRVQHRAFIERTAQLHRRLAYAPAAAVPFVWLSLLPLAVWRTLVHLVAKHPVMVGIEWGATATVMARLGAIARSRGRIRAARQAPWSQLTALRATRTQLRERLDDEAEPVPLGGARPREELRFFIGGGAWLVLAALILSVAAFPALLAWPVMGGGALEPLRATVAQLWADAGYGLRATGLDAVAPADPFAAVVALLGTLWPAEPSRALVLLWLAALPLAALGGWFAATRVTSRSFLRIVGGVVWMLAPAFLTALVDGRPTGVLVHLLLPWLFYAGSVAHRSWAAAGAASLLLLAVVACAPSLAPALLVLTIAAIAVNVAIRGARGTARLVWLVIPAAVVFAPLVWVQVRAGNALALLADPGVVWAGPVVSADATGRALLAAGLPTSDPGGWGAFLSGAGVDMPVWWVPLLAAPLAVLALIAPLTQRWAAGAVLLAITAAGLATALAAVGVTVSFAESAPVGVWPGAGLSLAWLGVMGGTLVALDTGLAPRLVAVRTAVGALVVVAVCVLAVPALTSLGRGASALTNGPESTLPAYVAAAGRDDASVGTITITPQNAGGAAGRIVWGGSETLGAQSTVAATRRTASPADVEVADLTADLVSTGAGDVVERLTRAGVDFILLAPAPAPESDVARAFRLSAATAIDQRDGLDAVGTTSKGELWRLTAPADPRPEAAASVSTLAVWIAVLQLAVVATALLLALPTSVSRRTARRSSRVVGPFWQEGR